One window of the Runella slithyformis DSM 19594 genome contains the following:
- a CDS encoding TolC family protein, with amino-acid sequence MKHYRQTFLLILGLAMQFSLPVTGQGRLTVEEAVNLALQKHPAVKASALAVRRNEQLLGAARNIPNPDLTFDSPSGVFYTVGVQQTFRFPTVYGRQYQQQQQQVALAQKEQAVTANDLRYRIHTIYAGIQSAEAYQRQWLAQDSVYAQISRAAQRSFDVGTIDKLALLYAQTQAAEVKNQVRAAAFQVSAQKKQLELLTGLSLSSSVLTPLVKLPSPAVDTFLIVQNPAVQAAQQWEAVTQKAIEVERANALPGFMVGYYNQGTREASLGLRWRAGISLPLWAGQYKSRINAAQTEQQMARQYTEVRKQTISLDLQKAQDDLLAAANSVTFYETVALDQADAIISTARRFFESGQTDYTNFLRTTNDAYAIKLRYLDALQNYNQAVIAIHYLTGTL; translated from the coding sequence ATGAAACATTATCGGCAAACATTCCTTCTCATCCTTGGATTGGCCATGCAGTTCAGCCTGCCCGTCACGGGCCAGGGCAGACTCACCGTTGAGGAAGCGGTAAACCTTGCATTACAAAAACACCCGGCGGTCAAAGCCTCGGCCTTGGCCGTACGACGCAACGAACAATTGTTGGGCGCAGCGCGCAATATCCCCAATCCGGACCTGACATTTGACAGTCCGTCGGGGGTTTTTTATACCGTTGGGGTACAGCAGACGTTTCGCTTTCCTACGGTGTACGGGCGGCAGTATCAGCAACAGCAACAGCAGGTGGCATTGGCTCAAAAAGAGCAGGCCGTCACCGCCAATGATCTCAGATACCGCATTCATACGATTTATGCCGGCATCCAGTCAGCCGAAGCCTACCAACGGCAATGGCTGGCCCAAGACAGCGTATACGCCCAAATCAGCCGGGCGGCACAACGCAGTTTTGACGTTGGCACGATTGATAAATTAGCCCTCCTGTACGCTCAAACGCAGGCCGCCGAGGTAAAAAATCAGGTACGGGCGGCGGCATTTCAGGTGTCGGCGCAAAAAAAACAATTGGAGCTTTTGACGGGACTCTCTCTTTCTTCTTCCGTACTGACTCCTTTGGTAAAACTTCCGTCTCCGGCCGTTGATACCTTCCTCATTGTGCAAAACCCGGCGGTGCAAGCCGCACAACAATGGGAAGCCGTGACCCAAAAAGCCATTGAAGTAGAACGCGCCAACGCCTTGCCGGGCTTTATGGTGGGCTATTACAATCAGGGCACGCGGGAAGCCTCCCTCGGATTACGATGGCGCGCCGGTATCAGCCTCCCGCTGTGGGCAGGACAATATAAAAGCCGTATCAATGCCGCGCAGACCGAGCAGCAAATGGCCCGACAATACACCGAAGTGCGCAAACAAACCATAAGTCTGGACCTGCAAAAAGCACAGGATGACCTGCTTGCAGCCGCCAATTCGGTCACTTTCTACGAAACGGTGGCGTTGGACCAAGCCGACGCGATCATCAGCACGGCAAGGCGTTTTTTTGAAAGCGGCCAAACCGATTATACCAATTTTTTACGCACCACCAACGACGCCTATGCCATCAAACTTCGGTATTTGGACGCCCTGCAAAACTATAATCAGGCGGTAATAGCCATTCATTATCTAACCGGAACCTTATGA
- a CDS encoding efflux RND transporter periplasmic adaptor subunit, with translation MKNIHKKAIGTGNKEHGNLFLSKDHLAFKQNYAWLLLLVFIAQSFLLTSAYARHDHDHGDGAHSHGEETAKTEEVKMQKSEAVSDKYEAVLKYEHLHANEPEKMTVYLADPVTNRAIAGASLTLSTSLDSKAKFGIIPKEPGIYEVTATFSRERTFSLTLAINGSNGSDMLLLKGINVGHTEAEHVHEESRWQEGLGDRQTWAVLGIGILIGLLVMFFAMKIRNRTLFMITLLGWSLFPLANYQPASAQHDHDHEHEGESADRPKGPLTDEFEVPKETQFLFEVLTQKADEGHFLPTTQLNGTVIPSSTGLAVVQPPQAGRIISLNVRVGQKVSKGQTLAVVEQTLDATALVSLQAERNTLEAELSVARKEYDRLKKIEDIAAKRDVSEAEARLQKAQDNLKVFNDIAPGGKGTHRRFPLVAPISGLVSPFTVAIGTMVGTGDTVFQLTNLSKVYVEAQVFEQDAESLTSATGYEVICQREAGQHRTRRVRLLSSAQSVNANQSQKALFEVENPEGDFKVGEFVTIRAQKKSNGTALAVPNAALSEVNGKPCVFVKESPEIYRIEYVATGHNNGDFTTILKGIHNGDKVVVASAYQVKMIFMNR, from the coding sequence ATGAAAAACATCCATAAAAAAGCAATAGGAACAGGGAACAAGGAACACGGAAACCTGTTCTTATCTAAGGACCACCTAGCCTTCAAACAAAACTATGCATGGTTGCTGCTCCTCGTATTTATTGCTCAATCCTTTCTGCTTACTTCTGCTTACGCCCGGCACGACCATGACCACGGTGACGGTGCCCACAGCCACGGCGAGGAAACGGCGAAAACGGAAGAAGTGAAAATGCAAAAATCAGAAGCCGTCTCCGATAAATACGAAGCGGTCTTGAAATACGAGCACCTACACGCCAACGAGCCCGAAAAAATGACGGTTTACCTGGCGGACCCCGTCACCAACCGCGCCATTGCGGGGGCATCGTTGACCTTATCGACTTCGTTGGACAGCAAAGCCAAGTTTGGGATAATCCCCAAAGAACCGGGCATTTATGAAGTCACCGCTACTTTTTCAAGGGAAAGAACATTTTCGTTGACGCTGGCCATCAATGGCAGCAACGGCTCCGATATGCTTCTTCTGAAAGGCATAAACGTAGGCCATACCGAGGCAGAGCACGTACACGAAGAAAGCCGTTGGCAGGAGGGGTTAGGAGATCGGCAAACCTGGGCCGTCTTAGGCATCGGGATTTTGATCGGACTGCTGGTTATGTTTTTTGCGATGAAAATTCGAAATCGGACGCTGTTTATGATCACCCTACTGGGATGGAGTCTTTTTCCGTTGGCCAATTATCAACCGGCTTCCGCTCAGCACGACCACGACCATGAGCACGAAGGAGAAAGTGCCGACCGGCCCAAAGGCCCGCTGACCGACGAATTTGAGGTTCCGAAAGAAACCCAGTTTTTGTTTGAAGTGTTGACTCAAAAAGCCGATGAAGGCCATTTTCTTCCCACGACTCAGCTCAACGGGACCGTCATTCCGTCTTCTACCGGCCTTGCCGTCGTGCAGCCGCCCCAAGCAGGACGAATCATTTCGCTGAATGTGCGGGTAGGGCAAAAAGTATCCAAAGGCCAGACGTTGGCCGTTGTGGAACAAACCCTGGACGCAACGGCCCTGGTCAGCCTGCAAGCTGAGCGCAATACACTCGAAGCTGAGCTTTCGGTGGCTCGCAAAGAATATGACCGCCTCAAAAAGATCGAAGACATTGCGGCCAAACGCGACGTATCCGAAGCCGAAGCCCGTTTGCAAAAAGCACAGGACAACCTCAAAGTATTCAATGACATTGCCCCGGGCGGTAAAGGTACCCATCGTCGCTTTCCGCTCGTGGCCCCCATCAGCGGCTTGGTATCGCCCTTTACCGTTGCCATCGGTACGATGGTCGGTACGGGAGATACCGTTTTCCAACTGACCAATTTATCCAAGGTGTATGTGGAAGCGCAGGTATTTGAGCAAGATGCCGAAAGTCTGACTTCGGCGACGGGGTATGAAGTTATTTGTCAACGCGAAGCCGGACAGCACCGTACCCGACGCGTGCGGCTTTTATCCTCAGCACAGTCGGTCAATGCCAATCAGTCCCAAAAAGCACTCTTTGAAGTCGAAAATCCCGAAGGAGATTTCAAAGTCGGAGAATTTGTGACGATACGTGCGCAGAAAAAATCAAACGGCACTGCCCTCGCCGTGCCCAATGCAGCGTTGAGCGAAGTCAACGGAAAACCCTGTGTATTTGTAAAAGAATCGCCCGAAATCTATCGAATTGAATACGTGGCTACGGGGCACAACAACGGGGATTTTACGACCATTCTCAAAGGCATTCATAATGGGGATAAGGTAGTCGTGGCCTCAGCTTATCAAGTAAAAATGATCTTTATGAATCGGTAG